The Dyella caseinilytica genome has a window encoding:
- a CDS encoding heavy metal-binding domain-containing protein produces the protein MSWFNRFRGNASLPSTPDSAQQDFAGDAAERLKKWESALLHHHLPDFVKHRLAEAGNGKLPWIATMTPVELAQTHRYRVRPIAMVSGTCWYHFGYSWTNGHINGWHTALQRMKQEAVAAGANAIIDVRMRKIELEVESSMDFTVIGTAIRIEDMPPNPEPVVATVSALEFMRLLEAGIVPTGIAIGAHYEWLTNWQGSLMPLDARGGWLNQPLTTLGNFWERVRKKALSELRQDVHKYGNGALAHIHFGELLKVEDDNNPRYLGRHIVIATVTDGERYRSVPHDIRHVVDMCDGPSPLIKPRPSTHNVYDTNQEEGSI, from the coding sequence ATGTCTTGGTTTAACCGTTTTCGAGGCAATGCCTCCCTTCCCTCTACACCAGATTCAGCTCAACAAGACTTTGCGGGCGATGCCGCAGAACGGCTAAAGAAGTGGGAAAGTGCGCTGCTGCATCATCACCTTCCCGATTTCGTCAAGCATCGCCTGGCCGAAGCAGGCAACGGCAAGTTGCCATGGATCGCCACGATGACACCTGTGGAACTGGCGCAGACGCATCGTTATCGCGTGCGTCCTATCGCCATGGTGTCGGGCACGTGCTGGTACCACTTCGGCTACTCCTGGACGAATGGGCACATCAATGGTTGGCACACTGCATTGCAGCGCATGAAGCAGGAAGCGGTTGCGGCCGGAGCCAATGCCATCATCGACGTGCGCATGCGCAAGATCGAACTGGAAGTGGAATCCAGCATGGACTTCACCGTGATCGGCACCGCAATCCGTATCGAAGACATGCCGCCCAATCCGGAGCCCGTCGTCGCCACGGTGTCGGCATTGGAATTCATGCGGCTGCTGGAGGCAGGAATCGTGCCTACCGGCATTGCCATCGGCGCCCATTACGAGTGGCTGACCAACTGGCAAGGCAGTCTCATGCCTCTGGATGCCCGGGGCGGCTGGCTCAACCAGCCGCTGACTACGCTAGGCAACTTCTGGGAGCGTGTACGCAAAAAAGCTTTGAGCGAGCTTCGCCAGGACGTCCACAAGTACGGCAACGGCGCGTTGGCGCATATCCATTTTGGCGAGCTGCTAAAAGTGGAAGACGACAACAATCCCCGCTATCTCGGCCGGCACATCGTGATCGCTACTGTTACCGACGGAGAGCGCTACCGTTCGGTGCCGCACGATATCCGCCACGTCGTGGATATGTGCGATGGCCCCTCACCGCTGATCAAACCGCGGCCGAGCACCCACAACGTTTATGACACCAATCAGGAAGAGGGTTCGATATGA
- a CDS encoding heavy metal-binding domain-containing protein has translation MAIPQHALERLKGLRSEGHPGGIFTSDFSVNEFLLVRKAGFEPVGLCVGSCIYHLGIQYASWSQNQEMSVLSQAMYHARELAMSRMRAEAEGMGADGIVGVELTVKRMEWDDKILEFIAIGTGVVHAKGHPGYKGHNGKPFTSDLSGQDFWTLLQSGYRPLEMVMGSCVYHVAHQGMFKSLGNIGSNTELTNFSQALYDAREIAMERMQHEAIAVKAEGVVGVDLHEGSHNWQPHIIEFFAVGTAVTPITTERDASTIPDPQLVLSVNN, from the coding sequence ATGGCGATTCCACAACATGCGCTGGAGCGTTTGAAAGGGCTGCGCAGCGAAGGACATCCGGGCGGGATTTTCACATCGGATTTCTCAGTCAATGAATTTTTGCTGGTGCGCAAGGCTGGTTTTGAACCGGTTGGCCTGTGCGTGGGTTCATGCATCTACCACCTGGGCATCCAGTATGCGAGCTGGAGTCAGAACCAGGAAATGAGCGTTCTTTCCCAGGCCATGTATCACGCGCGCGAACTGGCGATGTCGCGTATGCGCGCAGAAGCTGAGGGTATGGGCGCGGACGGGATCGTTGGAGTTGAGCTCACCGTCAAGCGTATGGAGTGGGATGACAAGATCCTGGAATTCATCGCCATTGGCACAGGTGTTGTCCACGCCAAGGGACATCCGGGATACAAGGGCCATAACGGCAAGCCGTTTACCTCCGATCTTTCCGGCCAGGATTTCTGGACCTTGCTGCAGTCCGGCTATCGCCCACTGGAGATGGTCATGGGCTCGTGTGTGTATCACGTTGCACACCAGGGCATGTTCAAGTCGCTGGGCAATATTGGCAGCAACACCGAGCTGACCAACTTCTCGCAAGCACTCTACGACGCGCGGGAAATTGCGATGGAACGGATGCAGCATGAGGCCATCGCCGTTAAAGCCGAAGGTGTGGTTGGTGTGGATCTGCACGAAGGATCGCACAACTGGCAACCGCACATCATCGAATTCTTTGCCGTGGGTACCGCGGTCACACCCATCACCACCGAACGGGATGCTTCGACCATCCCCGACCCTCAGCTAGTGCTGTCGGTCAACAATTGA